A region of Carassius auratus strain Wakin chromosome 11, ASM336829v1, whole genome shotgun sequence DNA encodes the following proteins:
- the LOC113111286 gene encoding eukaryotic initiation factor 4A-III: protein MDTAAVPVRKRLLKEEDMTKIEFETSEEVDVTPTFDTMGLREDLLRGIYAYGFEKPSAIQQRAIKQIIKGRDVIAQSQSGTGKTATFCISVLQCLDIQVRETQALILAPTRELAGQIQKVLLALGDYMNVQCHTCIGGTNVGEDIRKLDYGQHVVAGTPGRVFDMIRRRSLRTRAIKMLVLDEADEMLNKGFKEQIYDVYRYLPPATQVCLISATLPHEILEMTNKFMTDPIRILVKRDELTLEGIKQFFVAVEREEWKFDTLCDLYDTLTITQAVIFCNTKRKVDWLTEKMREANFTVSSMHGDMPQKERESIMKEFRSGASRVLISTDVWARGLDVPQVSLIINYDLPNNRELYIHRIGRSGRYGRKGVAINFVKNDDIRILRDIEQYYSTQIDEMPMNVADLI, encoded by the exons ATGGACACCGCCGCAGTCCCCGTTAGGAAGAGACTCCTGAAGGAGGAAGACATGACGAAAATCGAGTTTGAGACGAGCGAAGAGGTGGATGTGACGCCGACGTTCGACACGATGGGCCTGAGGGAAGATCTGCTGCGCGGGATCTACGCGTACG GTTTTGAGAAACCGTCAGCCATCCAGCAGCGAGCCATCAAACAGATCATCAAGGGGCGAGACGTGATCGCCCA GTCACAGTCTGGAACCGGTAAAACAGCCACGTTCTGTATCTCAGTGCTGCAGTGTTTGGATATTCAG GTTCGAGAGACTCAAGCGCTGATCCTGGCTCCGACCAGAGAGTTAGCCGGACAGATCCAGAAG GTGCTGCTGGCGCTGGGCGACTACATGAACGTTCAGTGTCACACCTGCATCGGAGGCACAAACGTGGGCGAGGACATCAGGAAGCTGGACTACGGTCAGCACGTGGTGGCTGGGACGCCCGGCCGAGTGTTCG ATATGATCCGCAGGAGGAGTTTGAGGACTCGTGCTATTAAGATGCTGGTGCTGGATGAAGCAGACGAGATGCTCAACAAAG GTTTTAAGGAGCAGATCTATGATGTGTACAGATACCTGCCTCCTGCCACTCAGGTGTGTCTCATCAGCGCCACGCTGCCTCACGAGATCCTGGAGATGACCAACAAGTTCATGACCGACCCCATCCGCATCCTGGTCAAACG TGATGAATTGACTCTGGAGGGGATTAAGCAGTTTTTCGTGGCTGTGGAGCGAGAGGAGTGGAAGTTCGACACGCTGTGTGACCTTTACGACACGCTGACCATCACACAAGCCGTCATCTTCTGCAACACCAAACGCAAG GTGGACTGGCTGACGGAGAAGATGAGGGAGGCTAACTTCACCGTGTCGTCGATGCACGGAGACATGCCACAGAAAGAGCGAGAGTCCATCATGAAGGAGTTCAGATCTGGAGCCAG TCGAGTGCTGATCTCCACAGACGTTTGGGCCAGAGGTCTGGATGTGCCTCAGGTGTCTCTCATCATTAACTACGACCTGCCCAACAACAGAGAGCTGTACATCCACAG GATTGGTCGATCGGGTCGTTACGGCAGGAAAGGTGTGGCCATCAACTTTGTGAAGAACGATGACATCCGTATCCTGCGAGATATTGAGCAGTACTACTCCACACAGATCGACGAGATGCCCATGAACG TGGCTGACCTGATCTGA
- the LOC113111300 gene encoding 60S ribosomal protein L37a produces MAKRTKKVGIVGKYGTRYGASLRKMVKKIEISQHAKYTCSFCGKTKMKRRAVGIWHCGSCMKTVAGGAWTYNTTSAVTVKSAIKRLRELKDQ; encoded by the exons ATG GCCAAGCGCACCAAGAAGGTGGGGATTGTGGGTAAATATGGCACACGTTACGGAGCGTCGCTGAGGAAGATGGTGAAGAAGATCGAGATCAGCCAGCACGCCAAATACACCTGCTCCTTCTGCGGCAAG ACGAAGATGAAGAGAAGGGCTGTAGGGATCTGGCACTGTGGCTCCTGCATGAAGACCGTGGCTGGAGGCGCATGGACGTACAA CACCACGTCAGCCGTCACGGTCAAATCTGCCATCAAGCGTCTGAGGGAGCTGAAGGACCAGTAA
- the LOC113111265 gene encoding uncharacterized protein LOC113111265 produces the protein MATVGVDVIETAALGRCFQLGMLYDCRKDALIPGITLWDPEKLQQSIRTRPQINTDFQVTASDSIEDKSSLMNINGSLKLSLLGGLVNVTGAARYLNDIKKSFRQRRLTLHLHSTCRFEELTMNYFAPENIINKDVFDNDTATHVVTAVLYGADACFLFDREVSADENKNTVEGEAKLVLEKLRLISGDVDASLKMDEAQKHAVGKYTCTFYGDFQLQSNPTSFEDALKVFTDLPKHLGEKKELAVPLRVWLYPLDKLHSRASKLQRDVGMDLIIAIESVFESLNTAGMRCSDLLKDSPALTFPAFHDKIQQMKQNCFKYKLKLMKRLGSLLPNIRGYLLKETTLDELLQEHEDSPFRRSDLAEWLKERERESDVIKSVLRQLEDAGAQAEVDVDLILMDLEVDNLVCFTFTSLDWTDVLLLQQNAWLSPSAQGRNNEDRPDAKQKSWLNPEILKTMRNNLKTFKNLIDSEDRKPARFIVSWREMENNPGSCVLLYESECDEAVCFIPPSQPVSPVTEEVTEEGVVVKVPPPCPATEELRLMYKPKHDSFWTSKPVMKDQHTVTLTDLSAGTEYEIKYAAVGKLYYTIYSDVSEVTTEGSNVTVNEESSTGRGEVTRSSQNLKVLKNPAVPMIKKLKTSVIDPQSSAQSQSSVSSSQMFKLRLKEEFQYLDENPGERRILSDVFIEQHITEDPDSHISDDRHIMRNDVFKGQHIRSVLLKGDPGTGKTVTVQKFILDWAEEKSNTDIDYIFPISFQKLNIIRETVKKCSFMEILQRCFENTEHLKLSDSERIMLIFDGLDEFKLPLDFTNTKKITDKHEPDSVSGLLVNLIMGNLLPNAQIWITSRPAAANQIPDRFIDRVTEIQGFDDQQKEEFFRKRISDQRMSDKVINHIQKSPRIRSMCYLPDYCRIIAAIPEKMFSDFPKTLTQMYSRLLLAQTELIPERRDAVVALGRIAFHLLLNANALFCCEHLKKCGFRDEGALIRSAIIKKIEDQSKRVLLCFVDRRTQEFLAALYATEVINGNNDLQLKDLSSVGLNHGESCFTHSNYCDYFSEVMRKALERQMDLFFFFCLGLTLDSSQKDLKVLLKQGESSSSSSKEAVQKIKKMIMGSSPENTDRLILLFDALKELDERYLIQEIKTQLKSGLKPSPAQISALVNLDE, from the exons ATGGCTACAGTAGGAGTGGATGTGATTGAGACCGCAGCTCTAGGGAGATGCTTCCAGCTTGGGATGCTGTACGACTGCAGGAAAGATGCTCTCATACCAG GAATAACACTGTGGGATCCAGAAAAGCTCCAACAGAGCATACGAACCCGTCCCCAAATAAACACAGATTTCCAAGTCACCGCTTCCGACTCCATTGAGGACAAATCCAGCTTAATGAACATCAACGGTTCTCTGAAACTGAGTCTTTTAGGTGGACTGGTCAATGTGACAGGAGCGGCCAGATACCTCAACGACATCAAGAAGTCTTTCAGACAGCGGAGACTGACTCTACATCTTCACTCAACCTGCAGGTTTGAAGAACTGACCATGAACTACTTCGCACCTGAAAATATCATTAATAAGGATGTGTTTGATAATGACACAGCGACACACGTGGTGACCGCAGTGCTGTACGGAGCGGACGCCTGCTTCCTGTTTGACAGAGAAGTTTCAGCAGACgagaacaaaaatacagtagaaggAGAAGCAAAACTGGTTCTTGAGAAACTCCGATTAATTTCAGGAGATGTAGACGCCAGTCTGAAGATGGATGAAGCTCAGAAGCATGCAGTCGGGAAATACACATGCACGTTTTACGGAGACTTCCAGTTACAGTCAAACCCGACCTCGTTTGAAGATGCTCTGAAGGTTTTCACCGATCTTCCAAAACATCTTGGAGAAAAGAAAGAGCTGGCGGTGCCTCTGAGAGTTTGGCTTTATCCTCTGGACAAACTTCACTCGAGAGCTTCAAAACTTCAGAGGGACGTCGGCATGGATCTAATCATAGCCATAGAATCAGTGTTCGAGAGTCTAAACACTGCTGGGATGAGATGCAGTGACCTTCTGAAAGACTCACCTGCTCTGACCTTCCCTGCATTTCACGATAAAATTCAGCAAATGAAGCAAAACTGCTTTAAGTACAAACTGAAGCTCATGAAGAGACTCGGCTCTCTGCTGCCAAACATCCGAGGATACCTACTGAAGGAAACGACTCTGGATGAGCTTCTACAAGAACACGAGGATTCTCCTTTCAGAAGATCTGACCTTGCAGAAtggctgaaagagagagagagagagtctgacgTCATTAAATCAGTCCTCCGACAGCTGGAGGATGCCGGAGCACAAGCAGAAGTCGACGTAGATCTGATATTAATGGATCTGGAAGTTGACAATCTCGTGTGTTTCACGTTCACATCACTGGACTGGACTGATGTGCTGCTGCTTCAGCAAAACGCCTGGTTGAGTCCTTCAGCGCAGGGAAGAAACAACGAGGACCGCCCTGATGCTAAGCAGAAGTCTTGGCTGAATCCTGAGATCCTGAAGACCATGAGGAACAACTTGAAGACGTTTAAGAACTTGATCGATTCAGAGGACCGTAAACCAGCCAGGTTCATCGTGTCCTGGAGAGAAATGGAGAATAATCCAGGTTCCTGCGTTCTGCTGTATGAAAGTGAATGTGATGAAGCGGTTTGCTTTATTCCTCCGTCACAGCCAGTCAGTCCAGTCACAGAAGAGGTCACAGAAGAAGGTGTAGTTGTGAAGGTTCCTCCACCGTGTCCTGCTACAGAGGAGCTCAGATTAATGTATAAACCGAAGCATGACTCATTCTGGACCTCTAAACCAGTGATGAAGGATCAACACACAGTTACTCTGACTGATCTGAGCGCAGGAACTGAATATGAGATCAAATATGCAGCGGTGGGGAAACTGTACTACACCATATACAGTGACGTCTCTGAAGTTACCACAGAG GGAAGCAACGTTACGGTTAATG AGGAATCTTCTACAGGACGAGGTGAAGTGACCAGAAG TAGTCAGAATTTGAAAGTACTGAAGAATCCTGCTGTTCCCATGATCAAG AAGCTCAAGACATCCGTGATCGACCCACAGAGCAGCGCACAGAGCCAATCGTCAG TGTCCTCATCACAGATGTTTAAACTGAGACTGAAGGAGGAGTTTCAGTATCTGGATGAAAATCCTGGAGAAAGACGAATCTTGAGTGATGTCTTTATTGAACAACACATCACAGAAGACCCTGATTCTCACATCAGCGATGACCGACACATCATGCGCAACGATGTGTTTAAAGGCCAGCACATCAGGAGCGTTTTGCTGAAGGGCGATCCTGGCACAGGAAAAACTGTGACTGTCCAGAAGTTCATCCTGGACTGGGCTGAAGAGAAATCAAACACTGATATCGATTATATATTCCCCATATCTTTTCAGAAGCTTAACATCATTAGAGAAACGGTGAAGAAGTGTAGCTTCATGGAGATTCTGCAGCGGTGCTTCGAAAACACCGAACATCTGAAGCTCAGTGACTCTGAGAGGATCATGCTGATATTCGATGGACTCGATGAGTTTAAACTTCCTCTAGATTTCACAAACACTAAGAAAATCACTGATAAACATGAGCCGGACTCAGTCTCTGGTTTACTGGTAAACCTCATCATGGGAAATCTGCTTCCAAACGCTCAGatctggatcaccagcagaccagcagcagccaatcagatccccgaTCGATTTATTGATCGCGTGACAGAGATCCAAGGCTTTGATGATCAACAGAAAGAGGAGTTTTTCAGAAAGCGCATCAGTGATCAGAGAATGAGTGATAAAGTCATCAATCACATCCAGAAATCACCTCGCATCAGAAGCATGTGTTATTTACCGGATTACTGCAGAATCATCGCAGCGATCCCGGAGAAGATGTTCAGTGATTTCCCCAAGACTCTCACTCAGATGTACAGCAGACTCCTGTTAGCTCAGACTGAACTGATTCCAGAGAGAAGAGACGCCGTCGTAGCTCTGGGGAGGATAGCGTTTCATCTGCTGCTGAACGCAAACGCTCTCTTCTGTTGTGAACACTTGAAGAAATGTGGTTTTAGAGATGAAGGTGCTCTGATACGCTCAGCGATCATAAAGAAGATTGAAGACCAAAGCAAGCGTGTGTTGCTCTGTTTTGTGGATCGCAGAACACAAGAGTTTCTGGCAGCTTTATACGCAACTGAAGTCATTAATGGGAACAATGATCTCCAGCTCAAAGATCTGTCCAGTGTAGGACTTAACCATGGAGAGTCGTGCTTCACACATAGCAATTACTGTGACTATTTCTCAGAAGTGATGAGAAAAGCTTTAGAAAGACAGAtggatctttttttcttcttttgtctgGGTTTGACGCTGGACTCCAgtcaaaaagatttaaaagtccTCCTGAAACAGGGAGAAAGCAGTTCTTCATCCAGTAAAGAGGCAgttcaaaagattaaaaaaatgatcaTGGGGTCTTCTCCAGAAAACACAGACAGATTAATTCTCCTGTTTGACGCTTTGAAAGAGCTGGATGAACGGTATTTAATCCAggaaataaaaacacagctgaAATCTGGACTCAAACCCTCTCCTGCTCAGATTTCAGCTCTGGTGAATTTAGATGAGTGA